The following are from one region of the Juglans regia cultivar Chandler chromosome 10, Walnut 2.0, whole genome shotgun sequence genome:
- the LOC108989767 gene encoding uncharacterized protein LOC108989767, whose translation MNKLTRKWRKSHDDNLSLPALDDSPAMDTQEQEELVRTFEKAQAQQSRLWRGVFAAILFCFAIFLLYSIFQQASSPWELRYHAYFMEEVDSWIVISADWVAVLACSFAIIGLLRNSKYHRQWIWYSCYAGIILAVFWLYYMLRLPKFRWDVIWLPFGPLSGAGICLYVDYLLSESSDEIRKLRGYMYSYKAI comes from the exons ATGAATAAGCTGACCCGAAAATGGCGAAAGTCTCATGATGACAACCTCTCTCTCCCTGCTCTTGACGATTCTCCCGCCATGGACACccaag AACAGGAGGAGTTGGTTCGAACATTTGAAAAGGCTCAAGCTCAACAGAGTCGTTTGTGGAGG GGTGTGTTCGCGGCAATTCTCTTTTGTTTCGCCATATTTCTTTTGTACTCCATCTTCCAGCAGGCTTCATCTCCATGGGAACTG CGGTATCATGCTTACTTCATGGAGGAGGTTGACTCATGGATAGTTATATCTGCAG ATTGGGTAGCTGTTTTAGCATGTTCATTTGCTATCATAGGACTGCTTCGTAACTCAAAATATCACAGGCAATGGATTTGGTACTCCTGCTATGCTGGCATTATACTGGCAGTGTTCTGGTTATATTACATGCTGAG ATTGCCAAAGTTCCGGTGGGATGTTATCTGGCTTCCATTCGGACCTCTTAG TGGAGCTGGAATCTGCCTCTACGTGGATTATCTGCTATCTGAGTCATCAGACGAAATAAGAAAGCTTCGAGGCTATATGTATTCTTATAAAGCTATTTAA